The Mesorhizobium koreense genome includes a window with the following:
- a CDS encoding replication-associated recombination protein A, whose protein sequence is MADLFEQSSPKPAEPGRPLADRLRPMRLEDVVGQEHLTGSGGALTRMIRSGSLGSMVFWGPPGTGKTTVARLLAGQTGLAFEQISAIFSGVADLKKVFEAARLRRANGRQTLLFVDEIHRFNRAQQDSFLPVMEDGTVVLVGATTENPSFELNAALLSRARVLVFHALDEESIAKLLSRAEEVEGRALPLDAEARAVLLRLADGDGRAALTLAEEIWRAAGEGEIFDADGLMRIVQRRAPIYDKGQDGHYNLISALHKSVRGSDPDAALYYLARMFDAGENPLYIGRRLVRMAVEDIGLADPQALVIANAAKDAYDYLGSPEGELALAEACIYLASAPKSNAAYTAFSAATRAAKENGSLMPPKTVLNAPTKLMKGEGYGSGYRYDHDEPDAFSGQDYFPEKLGRQKFYDPVDRGFEREIRKRLDYWAKLREEREK, encoded by the coding sequence ATGGCTGACCTTTTCGAGCAATCCTCGCCCAAGCCTGCCGAGCCCGGCCGGCCGCTCGCCGATCGGCTGAGGCCGATGCGGCTGGAGGATGTCGTTGGCCAGGAGCATTTGACCGGGTCGGGCGGGGCGCTGACCCGGATGATCCGTTCCGGCTCGCTCGGGTCCATGGTCTTCTGGGGGCCTCCCGGCACCGGCAAGACCACGGTTGCGCGTCTTCTGGCCGGCCAGACCGGCCTTGCCTTCGAACAGATATCGGCGATCTTCTCCGGCGTTGCCGACCTCAAAAAGGTATTCGAGGCGGCGAGACTGCGCCGCGCCAATGGCCGTCAAACCCTGCTTTTCGTCGACGAGATCCATCGCTTCAACCGCGCCCAGCAGGACAGTTTCCTGCCGGTAATGGAGGACGGCACGGTTGTCCTTGTCGGCGCCACGACCGAAAACCCGTCATTCGAACTCAACGCCGCATTGCTGTCGCGGGCGCGCGTGCTCGTCTTCCACGCGCTCGATGAGGAAAGCATCGCCAAACTTCTTTCCCGCGCCGAGGAGGTGGAGGGCAGGGCGCTGCCGCTCGACGCGGAGGCGAGGGCGGTTCTGCTTCGGCTGGCGGACGGCGATGGCCGTGCCGCGCTGACGCTGGCCGAGGAGATCTGGCGCGCGGCGGGCGAGGGGGAGATCTTCGACGCGGACGGGCTAATGCGCATCGTGCAACGGCGGGCGCCGATTTACGACAAGGGCCAGGACGGGCACTACAATCTGATCTCGGCGCTGCACAAATCGGTGCGCGGCTCGGACCCGGACGCCGCGCTCTACTATCTGGCGCGCATGTTCGACGCCGGCGAGAACCCGCTCTATATCGGCCGGCGGCTGGTGCGCATGGCTGTCGAGGATATCGGGCTTGCCGATCCGCAGGCGCTTGTCATCGCCAATGCCGCCAAGGACGCCTACGACTATCTCGGCTCTCCGGAAGGCGAACTGGCGCTGGCCGAGGCCTGCATCTACCTCGCTTCCGCACCGAAATCGAATGCCGCCTACACCGCTTTCTCCGCTGCTACTCGAGCCGCCAAGGAAAACGGTTCGCTGATGCCGCCAAAGACGGTCCTCAACGCGCCGACCAAGCTGATGAAGGGGGAAGGCTACGGCTCGGGCTATCGCTACGACCATGACGAGCCGGATGCCTTTTCCGGCCAGGATTATTTTCCCGAGAAACTCGGCCGGCAGAAATTCTACGATCCCGTCGACCGCGGCTTCGAACGCGAAATTCGCAAGCGGCTGGATTATTGGGCAAAGCTCAGGGAAGAGAGGGAGAAATAA